In one window of Henckelia pumila isolate YLH828 chromosome 1, ASM3356847v2, whole genome shotgun sequence DNA:
- the LOC140874535 gene encoding uncharacterized protein, whose amino-acid sequence MLTAQSRQKSYADKRRKDLEFAVGDQILLKISPRKGIRRVVKKGKLQPRFVGPFEILERIGYVAYRLQLPESLSKLHNVFHVSQLRKFYTDSTPLLDATLVELEQDLSYEEKPVRILDQKIKELRNKQIQLVKVLWRNHNFEEATREKEEEIKKIYPELFLQS is encoded by the coding sequence ATGCTAACAGCACAGAGCCGGCAAAAGAGCTATGCTGATAAAAGGAGAAAAGATTTGGAATTTGCAGTTGGAGACCAAATTCTCCTCAAGATATCTCCTAGAAAAGGAATTCGAAGAGTTGTAAAAAAAGGAAAACTACAACCCAGATTCGTAGGCCCCTTTGAAATCCTGGAAAGGATAGGATATGTAGCCTACCGACTACAACTTCCTGAATCACTCTCCAAGTTACAtaatgtgttccatgtatctcagTTAAGAAAATTCTACACTGATTCTACACCCTTGTTGGATGCTACGCTTGTAGAACTGGAACAAGATTTGTCTTACGAAGAAAAACCTGTTCGAATACTTgatcagaaaataaaagaacTTCGTAACAAACAAATCCAGTTGGTCAAAGTACTTTGGAGGAACCATAATTTTGAAGAGGCTACTCGggaaaaagaggaagagatcaaaaAAATTTACCCCGAGTTGTTCTTGCAATCGTGA